In Aquificaceae bacterium, the sequence TCAGTATCAGTTCGCCTGACGAACACGGTGCTGCTAAATATGGCAAATCCTCTCGGGTCAAAGGCTGAGCCTCCACCCGTGGCATTCAGTTGGACAAAGTTGTCCATTATCTCCACTTTTCTCATCCCATCTCCGTTGCATATGCCAGACCTCCTTGTCCCCATATCGTGAAGGGTGAGCATGTTGCTCTGCACGCATATGCCCACATTTATGCCCCTTTCCATGGCTATGAGTCTTGCCCACTTTATGGTGCTTTCTACCTGAAGCACATACTCGTTATATTTGTATGCCCTGTAGTACTCCCCCACGAGGGGTATGGCTACGCCCGCAAGTATTGCCACTATAGTAATTGCTATAAAAAGCTCAACGAGACTTAACCCTCTTCTCCCCATGACTGCTTTACCTCCAGAGCTTTTACGGCTTATATTTTAATACATGAAAACAAAAAACAAACTCACAGCTGAGGAATTTTTCAAACTCTACCCGGAAGAGAGTAGAGTGGAGCTTATTGAAGGGGAGGTTTACGAAATGCCGGCACCCAACTTTAAGCATCAGCTCATAGTGGTAAGGATACTCTCAGCTCTTCTGAAGCACCCAGAGGCAAGGGACAGAACAGTTCCATCACCCATTGATGTGGTACTTTCAGAGACCCTCGTTCTCCAGCCCGATATAGTTTACGTGTCTGACCCTTCAAAGGTAAGAGACAGAATATACGGCTCTCCAGACCTTGTGGTGGAGGTAGTGTCTCCTTCAACCTTTAAAAGGGACATAACCGACAAGATGAAAATTTACGAAAAACACGGAGTGAAAGAATACTGGCTCGTGTTTCCCTTAGAGAAGACCATAATGGTCTATACGCTCACAGAAAAGGGTTATGAGCTCTTTTCTTATGCCACAGAAAAAGGAAAGGTCAGGTCAGGGGTTCTTGAGGGCTTTGAGCTGGAAGTGGAGGAGGTGTTTGGAGGGTTGTGATGGAGGCAAAGACAAAACTGACCGCTGAGGAGTTCTTCAGGCTATATCCGGAAGAGTCCAGAGTAGAGCTTGTTGAAGGGAAGGTCTATGAGATGCCAGCACCGAGCCTTATACATCAAGAAATTCTGATGAGGATTGCTTCTGCCATGAAGTCTTTCGTGAAGGAAAGGACTTACGGTAATGTGTTTGTGGCTCCGGTTGATGTTGTCTTCTCGGAAAATACAGTGCTTCAGCCGGATGTGGTATGGGCAAGGGAATTCTCCTTTTCTAGCCCGAGAATAGACAGGGTGCCAGAGCTGGTTGTTGAGATAGTCTCACCTTCCACAATCATAAGAGACCTGACTGATAAAATGAAAATATACGAAAAGAGCGGGGTACAGGAATACTGGCTTGTTCTGCCACTTGAAAAGGTTATAATCGTTTACACACTTACATCAGAAGGTTACAGGCTCTATTCGTCAGCAACAGATAGAGGAAAAGTCCAGTCTAAAGTTCTCGAGGGTTTTGAGCTTGCTGTAGAAGAAGTTTTTGAAGGGTTTTAAGGACTTATATCTTCAGACCCGTCCAGCCCTTACACATAGCGTAGCCAAGAGCCTGAATTCCGCTTCTCCAGTTGATATAAATCATTATGAGAAGCCTTTCACAGCCCTTAAAATAAGAGCAAAACCCATAAGGAGGTAAAATCATGGCACAGACTGTTAACCTAAAGGGCAATCCCGTTGCTCTGTGTGGACCTGCTCTCAAGGTGGGAGACGATGCCCCTGTGGCATACGTAGTTACAAAAGACCTTCAGGAGATAGCTGTGGGAGGTCCCGGCGATAAGGTGCAGGTCATAGTCACCGTTCCATCCCTTGATACCCCCGTGTGTGAGACGGAGACAAAAAAGTTCAACGAGCTCATGGCTGGTATGAACGGAGTTGCGGTATGCGTCATATCCATGGACCTGCCCTTTGCACAGAAGAGGTTCTGCGAGAGCTTCAACATAGGCAACGTGGTGGTGGCTTCTGACTTCAGATACAGGGATATGGAAAAGTATGGCGTCCTAATATCTGAGGGTGCCCTCAAGGGCATTCTTGCAAGGGCTGTCTTTGTAGTGGACAGGGAGGGCAAAATCGCCTACATACAGCTTGTGCCCGAAATCACTCAGGAGCCCAATTACGATGAGGTGGTCTCAAAGGTAAAGGAACTTCTCTAATACTTTAACATGGGGGCTTCTGCCCCCATCCAGCCTATATTTAACCTTATGGAAACAAAAACAAAGCTCACCGCAGAGGAGTTTTTCAGACTCTATCCCGAAGAGTCCAGAGTGGAGCTCATAGAAGGGGAGGTCTACGAGATGCCCGCGCCAAGTGTTCACCATCAGAGAGTGCTTTTTTACATCTCAAGGAGTATGCAGGAATTAATTATGAAGCAGGATATTCAGGGTG encodes:
- a CDS encoding prepilin-type N-terminal cleavage/methylation domain-containing protein, which translates into the protein MGRRGLSLVELFIAITIVAILAGVAIPLVGEYYRAYKYNEYVLQVESTIKWARLIAMERGINVGICVQSNMLTLHDMGTRRSGICNGDGMRKVEIMDNFVQLNATGGGSAFDPRGFAIFSSTVFVRRTDTERCECYTLQPLRGLIRRGTCTGTNCQ
- a CDS encoding Uma2 family endonuclease — translated: MEAKTKLTAEEFFRLYPEESRVELVEGKVYEMPAPSLIHQEILMRIASAMKSFVKERTYGNVFVAPVDVVFSENTVLQPDVVWAREFSFSSPRIDRVPELVVEIVSPSTIIRDLTDKMKIYEKSGVQEYWLVLPLEKVIIVYTLTSEGYRLYSSATDRGKVQSKVLEGFELAVEEVFEGF
- a CDS encoding Uma2 family endonuclease; translated protein: MKTKNKLTAEEFFKLYPEESRVELIEGEVYEMPAPNFKHQLIVVRILSALLKHPEARDRTVPSPIDVVLSETLVLQPDIVYVSDPSKVRDRIYGSPDLVVEVVSPSTFKRDITDKMKIYEKHGVKEYWLVFPLEKTIMVYTLTEKGYELFSYATEKGKVRSGVLEGFELEVEEVFGGL
- the tpx gene encoding thiol peroxidase, whose amino-acid sequence is MAQTVNLKGNPVALCGPALKVGDDAPVAYVVTKDLQEIAVGGPGDKVQVIVTVPSLDTPVCETETKKFNELMAGMNGVAVCVISMDLPFAQKRFCESFNIGNVVVASDFRYRDMEKYGVLISEGALKGILARAVFVVDREGKIAYIQLVPEITQEPNYDEVVSKVKELL